AGTCCCCATTCTTAAATTGAGGAATCATAAAGTCGCTTATGATACGTTTGGCGATCGCGTCCGGGACGGCGCCTTCCAATCCGTATCCGACTTCGATTCTTGTCTTGTGATCTTGGATCGCGACGACGAGTAAAACTCCGTCGTCAACGCCCTTGCGCCCGAGCTTCCACTTCTCAAAGGCTTTGACCGCGTATTCTTCTATGCTCCAGTCTTTTGTGGAACCCACGACTAAGACCGCGATCTGACTTCCTTTTCTTTTTTCAAACTGAACGAGACGTCCTGTGAGAACTGACTTTTGAGAATCGGTAAGAGTGGAAGTCATGTCAGTGATCTGCGTTCGAAGCGTAGGAATTTCGGGATCTTCCGCTCTCCATTCTTCTCTTTGAAGAATCCAAGAAGAATTTTCAGTTCTTACGTTCCAGCCTGCGGTCAACAAAAGAAGCCCGAGAAAGAAGAAACCTTTTTTGTTCATCCTAAGTAGATTCAAAATTCTTAAAATTTAACTTCCGGAGGTTTGGAGATTTCTTTTTCGTTTTCAACCGTAAAAGAAGGTTTGGTCTGAAATCCGAAGATCTTCGCGGTTAAGTTGCTCGGGAATTGTCGAATCGTTACGTTGTATTTTTGTACGGATTGTATATAACGATTTCTTGCAACGGTGATTCTATTTTCGGTTCCTTCCAACTGTGCTTGGAGGTCTCGAAAGTTTTCGTTGGATTTGAGTTCGGGATATTTTTCCACGACGACCATAAGTCTGGAAAGCGCCGAGGTCATCTGAGATTGCGCTTGCGCGTATTTTTTAAAAAGTTCCGGGTTGTTGAGAGTTTTTTCATCCGCTTGAATCGAACCGACTCCGGCGCGCGCTTTTGTAACTTCGACCAAGACTTTCTCTTCTTGAGCCGCGTAACCTTTTACCGTGTTGACAAGATTCGGGATGAGATCCGCTCTTCTCTGATATTGGTTTAATACTTCCGCCCAAGAAGCGGTGACGGCCTCGTCTTCTTCTTGGATCGCGTTGTAACCACAATTGGAAGAAGCCAAGGTCGTAAGGACCAGCATAGAAACCAAAAATACTTTGGATAGAAACTTCGTTTTCAAGAAATTCTTTGCTCCTGTAGAGGTGTAATTCTTTTACACTTAGACCCGGATCGTAAACAGAATTTTCTTTCTTCAAAACGGAAAATCTTCTTCTATATCCGTAAAGTCGTTCCCGTCCGTCTCTTCGGCTTGGTTTCCGCCCGGTTTTTTTTCGGGATTGGGCTCGGAGATACTCAAGGATAGATAGTTTCTTCCGGTCGCTGACTTTCGGATCCATCCCGCGAGACGATAGGTTTTTCCTTCCAGCAAGACTTTTCCCGTGTAATCCGGTTGAGTTTCCTTTTCCTTGGTCGCGTTGCTAAAGAGACTTCCTTTTTTTTCTTTGAGAGCGTATTCTGCCATGTTCTTTTCCTCCTTTTGACGTTGGCTTTTTTGTCCTTGGATCTTTTTGAAATCCTCGGAAAGTGTGAATTCCTACTTTTCCCGCAGTGTTCGAGTTAGGCGGCTTCGGAATTGCGAAGCGCGTCTTTTGCGAGGGCTCTTTTCCGGATTTCTTCGATCAGCTTATCCGCGAGGATTTCCGCGATCGCCTCGATTCTTTCGTCCATCCATTCTGAATTGTTTGTTTCCATGTCGTTTGCTCCTTTATCTGAAAATCAGGATACAGGAACCCCGGGACAAAAAAGACGAGGAGAGGGATTTTTTTCTGTTTTGCCCCGATTTCTTTTTCGGGGAGGAATGGAAGGTTTTCGAAATTTATAAGATAAAACCTTTGACCTTTGTCGCCGACGGAAACAATAAAGGCAGTAGTCTTCGGAATCGAACTTTATGCGAATCAAATCGGAATCTATGGAACTGGAGCGTTATCGGGATTTTTTTCTCAGCAGCGCCGAAGGGATCTGGTGTTTTGATT
This is a stretch of genomic DNA from Leptospira tipperaryensis. It encodes these proteins:
- a CDS encoding TPM domain-containing protein, coding for MNKKGFFFLGLLLLTAGWNVRTENSSWILQREEWRAEDPEIPTLRTQITDMTSTLTDSQKSVLTGRLVQFEKRKGSQIAVLVVGSTKDWSIEEYAVKAFEKWKLGRKGVDDGVLLVVAIQDHKTRIEVGYGLEGAVPDAIAKRIISDFMIPQFKNGDYYQGISEGIDHLISTINGEELPAASGRVAGTDSGSGADDLPELPNKLITAFIILVVIGKIFGFLFGNGLSGGISGIIFIVLGLFWSITLWMLIPGALLLWFFVLANGGGMGGSGSSWGSSSGGGSWSGGGGSSGGGGASGSW
- a CDS encoding LemA family protein yields the protein MKTKFLSKVFLVSMLVLTTLASSNCGYNAIQEEDEAVTASWAEVLNQYQRRADLIPNLVNTVKGYAAQEEKVLVEVTKARAGVGSIQADEKTLNNPELFKKYAQAQSQMTSALSRLMVVVEKYPELKSNENFRDLQAQLEGTENRITVARNRYIQSVQKYNVTIRQFPSNLTAKIFGFQTKPSFTVENEKEISKPPEVKF
- a CDS encoding DUF736 family protein, which encodes MAEYALKEKKGSLFSNATKEKETQPDYTGKVLLEGKTYRLAGWIRKSATGRNYLSLSISEPNPEKKPGGNQAEETDGNDFTDIEEDFPF